One Mus musculus strain C57BL/6J chromosome X, GRCm38.p6 C57BL/6J DNA window includes the following coding sequences:
- the Cylc1 gene encoding cylicin-1, with the protein MSLSKLDSEKLTIEDVQTSSSSCRREINTTTYDDYILSIQTSEKQNQEHFVLTFPKTPMPDKKKRSGPSELEVAVPIQVKRKIEKDQKPTHVWINQFLRDIFLKSSFSRPFITQAPFKYLYNPQNHYTMAESRKSKNDERRKTLKIKFRGKISSCVVNLEPMRTITNGEPEILGNTEKNPSKSSHKIKLPKTSNSTSETNLEYNNSKKTLEMSLRNGNKNSMNFVLKGNAATCCKDNPNTDSKKSVEEFSDDISECINSSNMDLMLRLNEFRAEFTDLDVWSTNCSQNNAKKPLKTGGKKERDSDIDSGGSKDAKKEGKKKGKRESRKKRNTESSDAESGDSKDGKKKSKHDKKNEIKKKKDTDSTGSGSGASMVSKKGKTEKKSTGKKSTGSTGSESVDSKSTNKVKKQVKKGVMKKAVSTDSESDASSKKSKKDEKKENKGRKKKPIKDTESTDADSESEGDSTGKKNEKKDKKITKKGEKKDAKKNTASSESESDLGVNKKKTKIKEIVSFSDSTSDSYSKAGRRKNVRRSDSESEDSSGFRVLKSTDDSEASSTDSKTGMPGMRRGFRSLSKKTTFNERGKRSVTGRIPSSRERLPFPPCEPFRASPKPVHVCKCKESPSPKARYAPLPGVEWIHKLL; encoded by the exons ACGAGAAATAAATACCACAACATATGATGATTACATTCTGA GCATTCAAACTAGCGAAAAACAGAATCAAGAACATTTTGTTTTGACATTTCCCAAAACACCTATGCCAGATAAAAAGAAGAGATCAGGACCTTCAGAATTAGAAGTTGCAGTTCCT ATACAAGTGAAAAGGAAAATTGAGAAAGATCAGAAACCAACTCACGTATGGATAAACCAGTTTTtaagagacattttcttaaagtCATCCTTTTCTCGGCCGTTTATTACACAAGCTCCATTCAAATATCTTTATAATCCTCAAAACCATTATACAATGGCAGAAAGTAGAAAGTCCAAAAatgatgaaagaagaaaaactttGAAGATAAAGTTCAGGGGAAAAATAAGCTCATGTGTAGTAAATCTGGAGCCCATGAGAACAATAACCAATGGGGAACCTGAAATACTAGGcaatacagaaaaaaatccatcaaaatcatcacataaaattaaattgccTAAGACGTCAAATTCTACATCAGAAACAAATCTAGAATACAACAATTCAAAGAAAACCTTGGAAATGAGTTTGAGAAATGGCAACAAAAATTCAATGAACTTTGTTCTGAAGGGGAATGCAGCCACATGTTGCAAGGACAATCCCAATACAGACTCTAAGAAGAGTGTTGAAGAATTTTCTGATGACATATCAGAGTGTATAAACAGCTCAAATATGGATTTAATGTTGCGTCTAAATGAGTTCAGAGCTGAATTCACAGATTTGGATGTATGGTCAACAAATTGCTCACAGAACAATGCAAAGAAGCCTTTAAAGacgggaggaaagaaggaaagggactCAGATATTGATTCTGGAGGCTCAAAAGAtgcaaagaaagagggaaagaaaaaaggcaaGAGAGAATCCAGGAAAAAGAGGAATACAGAATCGAGTGATGCTGAATCTGGTGACTCCaaggatggaaagaaaaaatcaaaacacgataaaaaaaatgaaattaagaaaaagaaggatACAGACTCTACTGGTAGTGGATCTGGGGCGTCCATGGTTTCAAAGAAAGGTAAGACGGAAAAGAAGAGTACAGGAAAAAAGAGTACAGGATCTACTGgtagtgaatctgtagattcaaAGAGTACAAATAAAGTAAAGAAACAAGTAAaaaaaggtgtcatgaagaaAGCAGTCTCTACTGATTCTGAATCAGATGCATCATCAAAGAAGAgcaagaaagatgaaaagaaggaaaataaagggagaaagaagaagcctATTAAGGATACAGAGTCTACTGATGCTGATTCTGAATCTGAAGGTGACTCAACaggtaaaaagaatgaaaagaaggataagaaaattacaaagaaaggagaaaagaaggatgcAAAGAAGAATACAGCATCCTCTGAAAGTGAGTCTGATTTGGgagtaaacaaaaagaaaactaaaataaaggAAATAGTGAGTTTCAGTGATTCAACATCTGATTCATATTCTAAGGCAGGCAGAAGAAAAAATGTAAGGCGCTCAGATTCCGAATCTGAAGATTCGTCAGGGTTCAGAGTTTTAAAGTCAACTGATGATTCAGAGGCCTCATCCACAGACTCCAAGACGGGAATGCCAGGAATGAGAAGAGGATTCAGATCATTATCCAAAAAGACTACTTTCAATGAAAGGGGGAAAAGAAGTGTGACCGGTAGAATCCCTTCATCAAGAGAAAGACTACCTTTCCCTCCTTGTGAGCCTTTTAGAGCATCACCTAAGCCTGTGCATGTCTGTAAGTGCAAGGAATCTCCATCTCCAAAAGCAAGATATGCTCCTTTG CCTGGAGTGGAGTGGATTCATAAACTGCTCTAA